The genomic segment TCCCGGCTCTCTGTGCCCCCCACGGGCTGTCGGTGAAAAGGGATTGGATCCTGCACCCCCATCACACCCCAGCTGCGTGGATGAGTCCCCATTCACTCAGCCAGCAAAAGgcagtcccagagccctggctcaGACCCAGGCTGTTATTTTAAGGGCTCACAGACAATTTTCCTTAATTTCTGGGGCCTCAGGCCAGGAGCTGGTTCcaaaggaaatgtttccttAGAAAGTGAACCCCAGAGGAAGCTCCgagggcagcctctgcctccttgcctcatccagcagctcccaggcagtACCCTGGAAAGGCAAAGCTGACAtcggggcagaggaggaggctgtgcagagttcgagggggagctgggggtgtgggggaAGTGTTCATGGGCATGGGGCAAGGATACTCTGCAGGGTCCAGGTCGTGCCAAGGGCAGAGGGACAGCTCACATGGCTCTGCCTGCACTAATTTGCTACCAAACCTGCCTACACCAATTAATCAGAGCTAATTGGCTTCTGGGTAAGTCGCCTTTGCAGGAGCTCTACAAGAAAGCCTTGGAAGTGGGACTGTGTGTGACAAAACCTTTATTGAAACATGGGGTGCTGTGAGGGAGGGCTCCCAGCcccagtcctgctgcctgcccccatcAGCACAGGAGATGGCAAGAGGTCAGAATCTGGCTGGGTAGCTTTCACTTGCCATCAAGTGCACCCAGTTTGTTTACATCTTGCTCATTACAAGAGACAAGCAACGTTCACTTGACAAGagctggctgcactcagtgacAGCAGGACACAAACTACTGGCGccatggagcctttccaaagccAGAGACCATGGCCCAGCTCTCCTCATCACCACCCTGCCAGGATGGGACCATCCCTCGTGGTTTAGGAGGACAcaatgctctgcagagctcccggTCAGAGGGGGAggtgtgtgtgctgctgagcaAGATGCTGTGCAGAGATCAACAGCTGCACTAGCTCTGAGATTatgaaggaaaaggagggagctgtctcccccttctccccagtCACCACCAAGCTGCTTTGCTGtgggctccagccctggctaaGCAGATCCATGCAGCACGTCTAAGCTGCTAAGCTTGGCTGAATAGGGCTGCTCTGTGCAACCACTGCTCAGCAGTGGCCAACTCAGAACCACTCCAAAATAAAGAGAGAGTCACAGACTGCCCCCACCAAGAAAGGATTTAGACatttcccagctcagctctcccattaataataaataattggctccaaaacacagcagtgacccaaggcaggaggaggggaggggacagaACCCGTGGCACAGGCAGTGCAAGTGCAGCAGCTCATTCCTGCCCAGGGGCTCTTGGTGACCAAGTGCTGCCCCATCCTCCCATACCAAGGAATAAGACAAGATACATGTCTGGGATAAgggggtgagaggctggaaagggcaAGCACAAAGCTAGGGTGTCAGCCCTGGGGCTCACCCACCACCATGCCACCCACAACTGGACTTCTGccaggctcagcactgcccaacTGTCAGCAAAGCTTCACCTCAGGCCATGCCCTGTCCTaaccccagcacccagctccaacagcagctttgccatcacagggcagagggacaagagatggctgcagcagcaggcacacacTTCTCCAGATATCAGtgtcccaccagcccagcagctgctgcacactgctggaaCCAGCACTGGCCCAAGGTAAGGTGCAGAGGAGCCCCCAGGAGTCACAAGCCCTTCAGGCTTTTCACAGCAACCAAAAAAGTGGCAGCATAAGAAATGTCCTTCAACCTTGCTCCCTGTCCAAGGCCTTTCCATCTCCACCTGGGACTGGGATGCAGCTGGTGGAGGGGGATGCTCTGAGCAGGGGCAAAGAAGAGGCTTTGGGTTTCTCACTCTTGAAGTTGGCTCAGAAAAGAACTGCTTCAGGAAGAGGTGGCCCTGAAGCAGCACCAGTATCCCTCTCATCTTGGTCCAGGCAAGGTGAGCCTCACTGCTCCAGGGTCTTGGAGCATCATGTGTAGCTGCCTGGGCCACCCAGAGGGATCACGAAGACAGAGATGTCATCACCAGAGCCCAGCCTGTCGTTGGCCAGGCGCCAGCCCCGCTCCTTCAGCACCCCTCTGGACCGCACCACCAGCTCCTGGGCCACCATGGTGTACCtggggagcacagcacagctgtgacCCTGGACTCATCCTGGACTACTGCATcatgttctggagtccctattacaagagggatatggatgtgctggaagatgtccagagaagggccacaaggatgagcagagggctggagctgctctgctgggaggagagcctgagggagttggggctgttcagtcaggagaggagaaggctctgaagtgaccttattgtggcctttcagtatctgaagggggtctacaggaaagctggagagagactttttaggatgtcaggtagtgataggactggggggaatgaaacaaagctagaaatgggtagattcagactggatgttaggaagaagttcttcagcatgagagtggtgagagtctggtatgggttgcccagggagctggtggaaacctcacccctggaggtgtttaaggccaggctggatgaggctgtggacagcctggtctagtgtgaagtgtccctgcccatggcaggggagttggaacaggatgatccttgtggtcccttccagccctgactgattctatgactctatgattctatgactccacagACTCTCTGATGCAGCATCCACAGTCCCTGACAAGCAAGTGGAAGCTGGAGGAGCTAGAGGTGCAGGAAAGGGTCCCTAGGACAGGAGAGATCTGAGCTCCCACATGCACAGCAAGGGGAGCTTGTCATAATGAGGAGCACAGCACCAGCCCCAGGCCAGAGGCATGTGGCCATGACACTGCCCTGAGGAGCAAGGCCATGGGCACACGTGCAGGACACACTGCTCTTCCTGCCcactcgcagctcacctgcaggGGTCATTTGGCTCGTAGCTCGTCAGCACCTCCATCACCACACCAGCCACCTCCTTGTCGTTGGTGACATCCCAGAGCCCATCAGTGCCCAGGACCAGCACATCGTCAGGACAGTGCTCATACTGCGTGAGGTCATACACCCGGACCTGGCGAGCAGCAGGGTAGGACAGGGAGGTGAGGAGCAAaaaggcagaggaggctcctgCTGCACTGGATGCACCTCAGGTCTGGTCACCCtgaccagctcctgctgctgcaggaagccctgggtaaggagcagctggcagccaggctcACCTCTGGGAAGCAGGACAGGAAAGGCTTGATGTGGATGTTGGAGCTGAACACCTTGAGGTCGTGATCCCCCAGGCCCCGTGTGACCCCAATTGTGGCCATCACCcgagcctggagaacagcaaaGGGGTATCATAAGCAGCTTCACCTCCATCCCAGCTGAGACACTgcagcaccagagcaggctggaaatCCCCAAttcagggagggcagaggggaagtgatgccccacacacagctcctgccacagcactTCACCTTTTTGCCTTCCCCGTAGATGAGTGGAAACTTCAAATCATCTTCTTGAATTTTTTTGTAAGCCCTGTTTAAAACAAGCCAGAGACAGGAGGATGTCAGCAGGTGAAGGCCCCCAGCATGTCCCCTGCCCATCTGGGACAGAACAGCATCCCCCAGGATGAAGGCCCCTGCAAGAGCTGGCTTCCAGCATGCCAGAGCCATCCCCACCTGGTGAGAAGGGATGTGGGAGGCAGGCCGGGGGGTGGGGGTTACCAGCCATTCATGTTCTGGTCTCTATAGAGCAtcttcttccccagctccttGGGCTGGATCCTGCGGGGGAACTCGAGGTGGGTGAattccttccccagcagctcaggccTCAGGAATCCCTGTGGGATGAAGCCACGGCTCAGACACAGTGCCAGAAGAGCAGGATCACCATGGCAGTGCCTGCCTGGCTGACACTGGCACCACAGCACTGGAGCCACCAGCTTGAGGGGACCTCAGCTGTGGCATTTCATCATGGGGTAacatcagctgctctgctgcagctccagctgagggtggtgaaacatccAACTGTGCTATGCCCAGAGCAGACAcaagctgggcacagccacgTCAGCACCCAGCAAGCTTTGGCatggagaggtctggcaaatgAGGATCTCCAAAAAGGATGGAAACCCAGCAAACCCCAGGAGAAGCTGTAATTTGCCCAGGaggagccagagctgcagaCCTCCCAGGACCTGGGAGGGCATTTGTAGGAAAAATGCTGAGGGGTCTCTTCAAAAACCATTTGCCAGCTATGCCATGGCAAGGGACAAGAAGCAACACAGAGCCCCTTCTTGAGGCAGCCCCAGTACCCCTGGGAACAGGGACAGCGTTGGAAGATGCagacagaggaagaaagagctggaaggaggaggagagccctagggaaggcaggagggttggCTGCAAGGGCATGGagagccctgcccatggcttggGCACTGTACAGCAGAGCAAGCTTGTGCCTGGTGCCTGCCCATCACGGCCGGTTGGGGAGGATCCAGCTTATAGCAGTTTCCTCCTCTTGGTCATTCAAAAATAGagtcaagggggaaaaaaaagcctcagTGTTTTTCCAAGTGTGCTGCTAGCCAGGAAATCACATCCAGCAAATCgcctccagcaggagctcctccagcagtgACAACTCCTCCCCTGCGCTGCTGTCAGAGGTCTTTATAACCTTAAAAAGTCTCCCAGCGTAGCTCAGGGAGGGTTGTCCAGGCCaagcagaaggagctgcagtAAACCAGCTAGGAACTCGCTGGCACACGTCAGCTCCTGGctcccccagggagcagccaggcaagaAACTAGGACCAGGCTCCTTTGACCGTGCGAGGGACCGGATCCAGCCAGCCCAACGCACCCCTGCCCACCCCGGCAAGATGGACCAGGCTGGTTCCCTGCAAGCATCACAGACCAGTCCCACGCTCAGCCCAGgacccccagctcctggccaggCCAGAATTGCAGCCTCTCATGCTGACCCTACAGCAAACAGGACTCCACCAGCCAGGAGACAGCAGGGAGCCAGGGCAGCTCCCCACATCCCAGCATCTCTCCCCAATGCGGGGAGCTGGCTGGGATGCACAAGTGCCATCAGCAGGCCCCAGCTGTGGGGCTGCCCTTGGCTCCTAGACCCCACCAAGAAGGCAGCTGGAAGGGGGCaggaggtggctcagcaggaagGAGGTTAGAAGAAAGGTCCTTCTTACTAAgaactgcagcctctgcctctctgtctctggagtaAACTCCCTGGACATTGGAATGATTTCCCCGTTACGGATGATAATGGCCCTGCAATGAGAGATGGAAGGATGAGATTAGAGAGGAGTGGGGACATGGTGGGGAGCTAAGCCTGGTGCCTCAGGGCCAATTTCCTGCATGGCTACCCAGGCAGTGCCAccctcacccagccctgagctgggGGGCTGCTTGCAGGCTatctcctgctgctccacagccccTACACCTCCCTCCTGTGCAGAATTTGGGACAGAAGAGAAATGTAAGACAAGCAgggggcagagaggggtgaaGAGAAGTGAACCAAAGGACAGGATGTGGATAGAAAAGGAGCATCATGAAGGTGGCAAATCCACCTTGGAGAGAAGCTGCACCCAGGAGGGGCAGAaattgccagcagcagggcacaggtctcagtgcccagcccacagcagcactgcagctcactgctggcaCCAGTCTGGTTGTTTGATAtgttaaaggaaaaagaagtctGATTATGAGATGtttctggatgtcatggaggggtcAAGGATTTCCAACGGTGCTGGCCCAGCCTCTCCTGCCTAGGACTGCAGGTTTCCATGGATGCTGGGTTTGGCTAAGCCTAGCTCCGGCACCACCCAATGCTCGAGGGGGGAACACAGACCCTCTGCCATCCtgcacagcccctgctgccGTGGAGGGGAAGGAACTCCTTCCCTTCTGTCCTGGAGCTGGAAGCACGTCCTCCTGCTCCAAACCATTTACCAGAGCCTGTATTTGCTGGGCTGCTGAGGACAAGCCAACCCTGCAGTAAATACAGGGCAACTCAGACTAGCTTCATCCTCAGAAGAAGGTGGAGTccccttcctgcctctgcaagAGGGCACAAGCACACCCAAGTGCAGTTACAGCACCCAAGGAGATGCAACTACCACTCAGAATCCTTGGACCCCAAGCTCCCAGGGCACTTCTCTGTGTGTCCTTCTCCTTCTATGAAATGTGCCCTAAAATGACTTCTTGCACATTTCTGGAAGCTCTGCTGAGGGCAACTGTCAATTCTCAACTTGCAGCCCAGGCCAGCACTGGCACCAGGGGCTGGGGTGTGATGATCCAGAGCCATCTGGGAAGCAGACAGGATGCTgtcaggagggaagggagcaaGTCCCAGATTCTGGGAGGTGGCTCTGTAGCCCCACATGGGCACTGGGCAAACACAGAGATCACAGCAGAACACACTGTCcctgaggagggcaggcaggggtggctctgcctggccctgctgcccaaccAGGATACCTCCCACTTCCTGGGTGAAAAGTAGAGGCTGCTCTTCGGGGACATACCTGCTGTCACCAGCGTTGGCCACGTAGAACTTGCCCAGGAGGTAGATGgcagccagggcacagcagcccccAGGTAGGTGCTGGGATGCCCTTTCCCTCTCGATCTGGTCATCCTGAGGAGACAGAGAGCAGttccaggcagggagggcaggtgGTCTCATGTCGACATGCAGCCCAAAATagcacctggctgctgctgtccaagCCAAAAGCTGTCCCAGATGGGAGCAGAAATCAGTCAGACCTGGACACCTCTCCTCACACAGCCCagggtggctgcagggctgagggggATGTGGCTTCACCAGCGTGGTGGAGCAAGCAGGAAAGAGCAAGCtgagatcagcagcagcagtgaatcCCTTTGCACCTACACAGGCCTGGAGCCCAAAGTCTCTGCATCCTGCATGCTGGAAATACAGGGAAGCATCATGGTGCTCTCTCCAAGACCATCCTGCTAGAAGCCCTCACTACAGCCCTCACCtcgctgcagagctgcctttgcaaTGCAGACACCAACAGCAGAGATGCCCCCAGGGGAGCCCTGGGTGTCCCTGCAGGCAGGGGCTCGCTCACCATCAGCTTGAAGGCATTCTCGATGGCACCAATCACCAGGCTCTCGTGGGACACTGCTTTCTCTAGGTGAAACCGTGGCACAGCGTCGTTGGGAGCCTCCCCATCATCCTCTGTGAGGGGCAGCCGACTCTGCTCTGTGGGGCCAGCTCTCACGTCGTGTGGGAGACAgatgggaggtggggaggggtccTGCAGGATGTCCACAAGGTCCCGGAGCTGCTCACAGATGTGCAGATGGAGTTTCTTGGATGCCAtgacagcagcaccactgcctgCATGGCCATCAAACAGGGCCCAGTAGTGGAAATAAaaacccttcctgccctgcaaggagaggaaggaaggtgaGGTGAGCCTGTGAGGAAGCAGATGGGATAGGGAATTCTGAGCAGCTTGGGgcaccagctgggcacagcaacatggggctctgcctgcagctcatgGATGTGGGCAGCTGATGGAGggcagctggacacagccctgtgtcAGACACCtcgtgctgccagcagcatgtctctgcagccagcacctcAAAAGGAGGCAGGATAGGGACCCCCAGGCCAACCAGCCCTGGTACAACCAAGCAGGGatcatggcaggaggttgcaaGGAGCAGAGGCACCATGGGCCCCATCTCTCACCCTGCAGCTGGGCATCCTCCCAGCTTCCCTATcccacctctgcccctgcacGGCTCTCACCccatccagctccctgccaccttctccgGATGGCCGCcgggccctggggctgggccTTCTCTCCACAAACACCACCTCACAGCATGCCTGGTCCTCATTGTGCTGGCTCTTCCCTGCATTGATCACCCTGCCAGGAGGAAACAAGGCATAAAAGCTTCTTCcacatcctgctccagcagagctcacCTCGCAGCGTTTCATCCTCTGTGTCCCTCAAGATGCTGTCCAGATGCTCCTGCCCTgtctggggcagcagcagcctaccAAGCAGATGCCCCAGACCAGCTGTATGGGTTGAcctgggggcagcagcagcatttgctcTCACCAGAACAGCTGGGCCCAGTGGCAGAGCAGCCACCCAGGCAGCCACCAAGGGACCAGGAAAAGCTGGGTTTGCTGGAGGTCCCCACCACTGCCCCAAGCAGAGTGAGTGCCCCAAAACCTGGCCTGGCCTCAAGGAGCATGCATCCATCCAGGAGCCACAGAATTACAGCCTCCTCCACAGAGCATCACACCCAGCACCTCTCAGAGGGAGCAGGAGCctccaggagaggaggagatggtggaggtgAAACCAGCAGAACTCTTGCACAAAAAAAAGTTTCAGACTAacttctttcagcctgtgctggcacagcagatTTCAGGTCTAGATTGCAAAGCCTGCTCACGGGAGGAAGCTGCAAACAAGCTCTAcaggatgagctctttgggcaCAGGCTTTTAGAGTGGCTTGCAGAAAGAAATCTGGGAAGTCCTGAGCAGAGAGTGAGGTTTGCTCCAGGTGGTCCTAACCCAAGGTCTCTGGGGGCAAACTGACACCTCAAAAAGCTCCCCAGGATATCAGAACAGCTGAAGCAAGGGATGCAGGAGTGGGCTGAGCAGCAACGGTGGCCGCCGAAGTCCGACCTTCCCCAATGGTCATCAATTAAGGATGAAACTGGCCGCAAGTAAAAGGAGAAGAGGATCAGGCTCTTCAAGGGGAAGTCGAAATCAAGTCCCATTCACATAACAGCTTCgattccctcctccttctcgtCCTGCAGAGCCGCAGCGGCTCAGTTCCCCATCACCGACAGCGGGTGTGGTGCCGGTAAGcgaggagagcaaaggggccagaggagccagcagcctCCCACAGGAGGGGGCGGGTGGGTGCGGGTAAGAGCATTAAACCCACGCGGCCTTTTCCCACCCGCGGGCGTTCGCGGATCCAGCTCCACCCTCCTCCGCCAGGAGCCTCCGGCCGGCTGCGACCTAGATTAGCTTCCCGGATCTCGCACCGGTGCCCAGCGCTGACGATCCCGCCCTCCCCGGTCGCGGGGGTACCCCCATCCTATCCCACCCCACCCCGTCCCACCCCGGTCCCGCTCACTCGGCGTAGCCCGTGCTCCAGggcaggcggcggcggccgTCGCGGGGGCTCTGCACGGCTCTGCCCGTGTGGTCCCCGGCGCGGCGCAGCTCCTCGGGGGTCAGCTGCAGGAAGGCCGggcggcagcaggaggaggaaggcccCTCCGGGGACCCTCCGGTCCCGCTGCAGCCACTGCCGCCCCCTCCACGGCGCTCCGCCGGGGGCTGCCCGCTCGCCCCCgcgcccagccctgccaccagcTGCGCAACGGCTGCGCGCACCCGCGGCAGCATGACGAGCCGGGCCGGGCCGACCTGAGCCGGGCTGAACGGGGCCGAACGGGGCCGAACGGAGCCGTGCCGTGcccgccgccccgccccgggCCCGCCCCGCTCCCCCGCGCCTTCCGCCGGCCGCCCCGGTGCGGGGGGTGCGGGAGGGGCCGGCGGCGCGGCCGCGGGTACGCGCATGGCCCCGCAGGCTCCCCCCGTGGCAGCAGGTACCCGCCGCACACAGCCTGGTGTGCCCCGGCACTCAGCCCGGGGACAGCCACCGCGAGCTCACCGGGGACCGGCTCGGAGAGATGCGAGGCTGCGGAGGAGCGGCGCTGGGAAAGGCTCTTCCCGACCGCAGGCGGCAGAGGGAAGGtagcagggggctgcaggagagccgCGCCGCTTCCCAGGCTCTCCCGGTGGATCGGTGTCCTGGCTGGATCTTcccggggctgcaggagagccgCCTACCCCGATACGACATCCCCAGCGGTGGCagctgctttgtcaccctccctGCGCTCCCGGCGAAACCCAGCCCCCGCAGCCATGCTCGGCTATTAATAACCGCCCTAGGAGGAGCGAGGAGCTGAGAGAGAGGACGGGGAGCTGAGTCGCCCCCTCCGCCAAGCCCCAGCACTCATCGGGAGCTGGACTGAACTGACCCAGAACCAAACACTCCCGCTGCTGGGGGGAAGGTCTGGCACCCCAAACGGCATCACTGGCCCAGCCCAAACTCAGCACCTCCCCATCTCTGGGTTCCTATAGCaacaaaaaagggaaaggggaaaaaaagggaataaaaaagaCAGGAACCTGCTGAAAGAACAGAGGCTTTGCCTACAGTAAATCAAAGCTGAGGCTATCTCCTGAGGGCAGTGTGCCCCagtgctcccagctctgcacagcagccgTTTATTCCTTTACGTGCAGCACTTCGGCGCTGCAAggtcccagcagaagcagggctcTGTAAAGCTCCCCACGCTTTAGCCTCCTTCAGCCAGAGCTCTTCTAACTGCACCATAGCACCAAGATCACCCGACAGAGGTTACTCAGCgctccctcctgccccactTCCCAGTCCCTACCTTTAACTGGACAgaccttgttgaagctcatcgcACACTCCAAGCTCACACTGCTCTCTCTAACGCCCCCACTGCTTGTAGCTGCTGCTTTATTTCCCACCTAGCCTCACCGCCGCTGCTTACCTGTGTGTCCCCACCCGTTACTGGGCTCCAGTTAAAGTGTTCCCTGACAAAATATCCCTCTGCTCCCCCGTGATGGGTGCTGCAGGACTGGGGGAGAGGTGAAACGAGCTCTTTGGTTTGGGGTATCTGAGATGCAGGTGGGTTTGTCAGCAGATGCATTTGTGCTTGTTGGATCAGAGTAAGCCACACTTTGTCACCGTCACTTACAGTGACCTCCTgcttgagctgctctgctgccagcaccgaCCTGTCCAGGTTAAGATTCCCTTGCCCGCAACTTCTGCTTTCATGCCTCCTGGCAGGGCCTGTCCCCCCTTCCCGGCAGGTGTTGTGGGGGGCTACAGcctctcccagcctcctctgccagcctcgccctgctccagcagctcctaaTGCCGGGGCTGGAGCCGGCggcagggggtgggggctgcAGGTCGCGGCGGAGGCGCTAGATGGCGACACAGGCTGCGCTACGGCCCCGACCGCACACCCGCCTGGGTCTACCGGCACTCACCGGGGACCCTCGGACCGGCCGAGCAGGGCCAGCGGCCGGCGTGCGGCTGCACCGACGGTGAAGGCCACCAACTGCCCTCCTGTCCTCCTCCTGTGAGGGATGGCGAGCAGGGAGAGCCCAGCTGCCTCTTACAAACCATTCCACTGTCCTCCGGTCCCTCCAGCCCGGGGCAGCTCTCCGTGAGCCTTTAACGAGGGCACGGGGCTCCTCCTCGTGAGCTGCCTTGGGGTTCACCATGGCCGGGAAGCCCGGGGTTTGGCTGGGTTTGCAGCCCTGGTACACACAGAGGTGACAGCCTCAAGTAACTCTGGCACTGGCTCCCCATCTTCTCCCTCACAGTCATTCAGTGCCTCCTGGCCTTCTAAGGGCTCTGGTAGTGTAGAAGCCGAGGGTCTGGGACAGCAAAGACCCCCGAGGGACTGCAACAGCATGGCTGAGAGCTGTGGTGGGTAGAGGAGCAATTGTGCCAGCCTGGAGACCTGAGCGTCTGTACCATGATGGCTGGGACATGTGGTGCCTATGGACTGGTAACAGCGTCTGCAGGTCAGCACTCCtctggtccctctccagcagccctggggccCCTCTCTTTGCTCCGtatgcctgcccccagcagcatctctgtcCTGCTGTTAGTCACGTAGGGGAACCTCCGTCACGGTAAGTGCAATGTCCTTGTGCTACTGAGGCTGGAAATCACCGGATTCCCTTGGGATCTTGTCTCCTCTGTGGGGCTGCCAATCTGCCCTGGTCTGCTGAGTCACCAGGATGCTTTCCTTGGAAAGAAGGAAACGGCAGCTTGTGAACCGATTCCGGTGTCGGGCTGCTCCTGTCTGGCGTTTGTTGTCTCTGCTCTGCTAAGCACTGCACAGAAAGAATGGCCTGACATAAAAACAGGCTGCAGGAACGCTGCCGGGAACTATGCCCTGCTAATAAGGGGATTCCAAGAAAGAGGGCTGCATTTCCTCCCATTCATCCAAGCCCAGGTCAATGGGGAGTTTCCCTCttgcctgccaggctgctgtgcccctCCCCGAGGCTGCCGGGAGCAGGATCTGAGGATGCAGGTTTGGGCTGAGTCAAGCTGTGAGCTTGCGGAGGCAAATGCCGGTAAATGGCCCCTTCGGAGATCAGTGGCTTTGCTCTTCGCCCTCCCCGCACCTCAGGGGTTCCTGCCGGGGCGGGGTGGGGGTCAGTGCTCAGGCTCTCCCTTCATCCCTGTCTTGCCCAAGGCATCCTTCCTGGCCTGAGCACAGGGCCAAGCGATCCTTCTCCACGTTCATGGCTTCCAACACTTTCTTTGGCAGACTCGTGTGATTCCCATCAAAGCCAGCACCTTCCTGCTTCCAAactcatctctggagacaatTCTCCACCCCAGGGCTGTACTGAACAGTTTTTTACAGCAGTGCTTCTCACTCCAGTGGGTGCAAAGATGGGTAGGGAGGGCACTGGGACCAGCAGCCCcttgccagcctgctgccacgATAGACACAGGTTTAAAAATCAGTAACACAGGAATTTGGCTCACATTTTGGTGTTTTGCTTAATTTCTTGTGTGGCTGCTTagcattaaaagaaaacaaacatttcaAAAGCCTAAGTTCATCATTCATCTGCATTGCCTGAGCCACACAGGGGGTAGGAAGAAGCCAAGGATCTTTCTCTGGGAAAGAATGGCATGTTAGTGGCATTTCAGCCAGAACAGAAGTAAATTAAAGATCTAGATCATAAAAGCACCAGAAGATGCTTTAAAGCAGACTCTTTGCAGCAGTGCATTAGTTGACTGTGCAGCTTTACTGTGTAATGAGCAATATATTAATTTATAATTAGTGTAATACAGTGAAGCTCA from the Pogoniulus pusillus isolate bPogPus1 chromosome 39, bPogPus1.pri, whole genome shotgun sequence genome contains:
- the PPM1J gene encoding protein phosphatase 1J isoform X1 codes for the protein MLPRVRAAVAQLVAGLGAGASGQPPAERRGGGGSGCSGTGGSPEGPSSSCCRPAFLQLTPEELRRAGDHTGRAVQSPRDGRRRLPWSTGYAEVINAGKSQHNEDQACCEVVFVERRPSPRARRPSGEGGRELDGGRKGFYFHYWALFDGHAGSGAAVMASKKLHLHICEQLRDLVDILQDPSPPPICLPHDVRAGPTEQSRLPLTEDDGEAPNDAVPRFHLEKAVSHESLVIGAIENAFKLMDDQIERERASQHLPGGCCALAAIYLLGKFYVANAGDSRAIIIRNGEIIPMSREFTPETERQRLQFLGFLRPELLGKEFTHLEFPRRIQPKELGKKMLYRDQNMNGWAYKKIQEDDLKFPLIYGEGKKARVMATIGVTRGLGDHDLKVFSSNIHIKPFLSCFPEVRVYDLTQYEHCPDDVLVLGTDGLWDVTNDKEVAGVVMEVLTSYEPNDPCRYTMVAQELVVRSRGVLKERGWRLANDRLGSGDDISVFVIPLGGPGSYT
- the PPM1J gene encoding protein phosphatase 1J isoform X2, giving the protein MSYRGRRLSCSPGKIQPGHRSTGRAWEAARLSCSPLLPSLCRLRSGRAFPSAAPPQPRISPSRSPGRKGFYFHYWALFDGHAGSGAAVMASKKLHLHICEQLRDLVDILQDPSPPPICLPHDVRAGPTEQSRLPLTEDDGEAPNDAVPRFHLEKAVSHESLVIGAIENAFKLMDDQIERERASQHLPGGCCALAAIYLLGKFYVANAGDSRAIIIRNGEIIPMSREFTPETERQRLQFLGFLRPELLGKEFTHLEFPRRIQPKELGKKMLYRDQNMNGWAYKKIQEDDLKFPLIYGEGKKARVMATIGVTRGLGDHDLKVFSSNIHIKPFLSCFPEVRVYDLTQYEHCPDDVLVLGTDGLWDVTNDKEVAGVVMEVLTSYEPNDPCRYTMVAQELVVRSRGVLKERGWRLANDRLGSGDDISVFVIPLGGPGSYT